A single Lolium perenne isolate Kyuss_39 chromosome 6, Kyuss_2.0, whole genome shotgun sequence DNA region contains:
- the LOC127305903 gene encoding cyclin-dependent kinase inhibitor 1 yields the protein MGKYMRKCRGAVGDEVAAMEVTQAVGVRTRSRAAAVAKRTRRPLPPSPLRAASAAVAAAASPGGGQTGGSCYLKLRSRMLFMAPPPPSTAAAHEAPALASGLSRCSSTASSVDASSPAPHDRTLPCRSDAAEAGSDNVRQGSASGNDNSESGRRDHHRERRETTPSSRHLPGESSDLESDLAGRSGSRSLPSALTTSAQLQAAARARMPEAAEIDEFFAAAEEAEAKRFASKYNFDVARGVPLSAGRFEWSPAVAST from the exons ATGGGGAAGTACATGCGCAAGTGCAGGGGCGCCGTGGGCGACGAGGTGGCCGCCATGGAGGTCACGCAGGCCGTCGGCGTCCGGACCAGGTCCagggccgccgccgtcgccaagcGGACCAGGAggccgctgccgccgtcgccaCTCAGGGCCGCCAGCGCTGCCGTTGCCGCTGCGGCGTCTCCGGGCGGTGGCCAGACCGGCGGGAGCTGCTACCTCAAGCTGCGCAGCCGCATGCTCTTCAtggcgccaccgccgccgtccaccgccgccgcccacgaAGCACCGGCGCTCGCCTCCGGCCTCTCCCGCTGCTCCAGCACGGCGTCCTCGGTGGACGCCTCGTCGCCCGCGCCGCACGACAGGACCCTGCCGTGCCGCTCCGACGCCGCCGAG GCGGGCAGCGACAACGTTCGGCAGGGATCGGCGAGCGGCAACGACAACTCGGAGAGCGGCCGCCGCGACCACCACCGCGAGAG GAGGGAGACGACGCCGTCGAGCCGCCACCTCCCAGGCGAGTCGAGCGACCTGGAGTCGGATCTGGCGGGGCGAAGCGGCAGCCGCTCGCTGCCGTCAGCGTTGACGACGTCTGCCCAACTCCAGGCGGCCGCGAGGGCGAGGatgcccgaggcggcggagatcgACGAGTTCTTCGCGGCGGCCGAGGAGGCCGAGGCCAAGCGCTTCGCGTCCAA GTACAACTTCGACGTCGCCCGCGGCGTGCCGCTCTCCGCCGGCCGCTTCGAGTGGTCCCCGGCGGTGGCCAGCACCTAG